In the Paenibacillus sp. FSL H7-0357 genome, one interval contains:
- a CDS encoding sensor histidine kinase, with the protein MKGKRKYNWWSFIGDMSMERKLLLVFLIIITLPLSFISVISFKSYSKSIEYNTIAYSEKLIDQMMDGIDDYIEDMKRISSMPAYVNDIKQNLLRSNRYYEQKQGMTGETDSSSIAPGDFDLLLSIQRGIEGNISFINNIKRGTNSVYIFDGYGNGYYSAKDGGVRLDLKQSYKFWSEQAKYSSGEALLFGTQAYTSNLQSTRYAFTVVRKIVDGLWNPIGLIAVDANISNMENQVAELDKVTHGKSLIVDENGKVVYDSDQKLLTTDISHTLLYRKAQGSAGSFYDTVSGRDRLNIYSSSSKTNWKVIISIPVDELTRDVKLTRNVTFAATLIIIVLALIISIILSFALTKPLTQLIQLMKKVQNGDLDVTFRVKRRDEIGLLGHQFNRMLARIRQLIEDIYRIEEQKKEAELQALQSQINPHFIYNTLESIRMTAELNDDVEAADMISILGKLLRYSTSELTGKTTMKQELLYVRNYVELLGSRYPGRFLLEIDVPEELNEYSIIKLVFQPIIENAAYHGLDDSKPQMHLSIKCEITEHKLLFHISDDGCGMDQDTLDKLNDSLKRETPRKKSINGGIGMKNVHQRVQLHYGAGYGIEVFSEAGKGTDVILSLPLLEPSERTDGES; encoded by the coding sequence ATGAAGGGTAAACGCAAATACAACTGGTGGTCCTTTATCGGGGATATGAGCATGGAACGCAAGCTACTCCTCGTCTTTCTGATTATCATTACACTCCCGCTTTCTTTTATCAGTGTAATCAGCTTCAAGAGCTACTCCAAGTCCATCGAGTATAATACCATTGCTTATTCAGAAAAGCTGATTGATCAAATGATGGACGGGATTGATGACTACATAGAGGATATGAAACGAATCTCATCCATGCCCGCTTATGTAAACGATATCAAGCAGAACCTGCTGCGCTCGAACCGTTATTATGAGCAGAAGCAGGGCATGACGGGCGAGACGGACAGTTCTTCGATTGCACCCGGTGATTTTGATCTTTTGCTGTCTATACAGCGGGGGATCGAAGGAAATATATCCTTCATCAACAATATCAAACGGGGCACGAATTCCGTGTATATTTTTGACGGCTATGGCAACGGTTATTATTCGGCCAAAGACGGAGGCGTCCGGTTGGATCTGAAGCAAAGCTACAAGTTCTGGAGCGAGCAGGCCAAGTATTCCAGCGGGGAAGCACTGCTTTTCGGCACTCAGGCATACACAAGCAATCTGCAAAGCACCCGTTATGCGTTTACGGTTGTTCGTAAAATTGTCGACGGCCTGTGGAATCCAATCGGACTGATCGCGGTGGATGCCAATATCAGCAACATGGAAAACCAAGTTGCCGAACTGGATAAGGTTACGCACGGCAAGTCATTAATTGTGGATGAGAACGGAAAAGTTGTGTATGACAGCGATCAGAAGCTGCTGACGACGGATATTTCACACACGTTGCTGTACCGTAAGGCGCAGGGCAGCGCCGGGAGCTTCTACGATACGGTGTCCGGCAGGGATAGGCTGAATATATATTCAAGCTCCTCCAAGACCAATTGGAAGGTGATTATCTCCATTCCGGTCGATGAGTTGACCCGTGATGTGAAGCTGACCCGCAATGTGACCTTTGCTGCAACGCTGATTATCATTGTGCTGGCGCTGATTATTTCGATTATTTTATCCTTTGCTTTGACCAAACCGTTGACTCAATTGATTCAGCTAATGAAAAAAGTGCAGAACGGCGATCTTGATGTCACCTTCCGAGTCAAACGCCGGGATGAAATTGGCCTGCTGGGTCACCAGTTCAACCGGATGCTTGCTCGGATCAGGCAGCTGATCGAGGATATCTACCGGATTGAAGAGCAGAAGAAGGAGGCGGAGCTACAGGCGCTGCAGAGCCAGATCAATCCTCACTTCATCTATAACACACTGGAGTCTATACGCATGACTGCAGAGCTTAATGACGATGTGGAAGCCGCCGACATGATCTCCATACTGGGCAAGCTGCTGCGTTACAGCACGAGTGAATTAACCGGCAAAACGACGATGAAGCAGGAACTGCTATATGTGCGCAACTACGTAGAGCTGCTGGGCAGCCGTTATCCCGGACGTTTCCTGCTGGAGATCGATGTCCCGGAGGAGCTTAACGAATACTCCATCATTAAGCTGGTCTTCCAGCCGATCATAGAGAACGCTGCTTATCACGGATTGGATGACAGCAAGCCGCAGATGCATCTCAGCATTAAATGTGAGATTACGGAGCATAAGCTGCTGTTTCATATCAGCGATGACGGCTGCGGTATGGATCAGGACACGCTGGACAAGCTCAATGACAGTCTGAAACGCGAGACACCTCGAAAGAAAAGCATCAATGGAGGAATCGGTATGAAAAATGTGCACCAGCGTGTACAGCTGCATTATGGTGCGGGTTACGGCATTGAAGTGTTCAGTGAGGCCGGGAAAGGGACGGATGTAATCTTATCCCTGCCACTGCTGGAGCCAAGCGAACGGACGGATGGCGAGAGCTAA
- a CDS encoding ABC transporter substrate-binding protein: MKRIKMHWPVQTVLLVLLLLSAGCENRSNSKEPAASAAVNGGASSLSGTIVMLTNRIDLIENGTFKGYADQFKKKYPEANVEFEGLSNYASDILVRLSTKDAGDVLLLPVNLPAKELELFFEPLDNEMSAQERFTTFATYGGKRYGLSTGTTTSGIVYNKRAFEQAGITQIPQTLEQFYAACAKLKAAGITPVYLNYGAVWPLREWGNNMVNFMTGDPEYMNNMVHEDSPWQIDNAWGQSLSIARTIIDRGYVEDELFSNNWEISKTKLAKGEVGMYLLGNWTIRQVLDAGASEGDIGFFPFPYDNSSEHYAPLNPDWFIGVSKFSKHKELSMAWVEYFVKETSYTADWGFLPPEGAAEPSMEPFREFLSYNPRLVEATVQSDAFIEMANRAKLSFWSGDYIQELLAAPDLQQSFDMLNEKWKEARQGQQASPQP, encoded by the coding sequence TTGAAGAGGATTAAAATGCATTGGCCTGTACAAACGGTGCTGCTGGTTCTGCTGCTGCTGTCAGCGGGTTGCGAGAATCGCAGCAACAGCAAGGAGCCTGCTGCATCAGCTGCCGTAAACGGGGGCGCATCCAGTTTATCAGGCACGATTGTCATGCTGACGAATCGAATCGATCTGATTGAGAATGGAACCTTCAAAGGATATGCCGACCAGTTTAAAAAGAAGTATCCGGAAGCTAATGTGGAATTCGAAGGCTTGTCCAATTATGCGAGCGACATTCTCGTCCGATTATCGACCAAGGACGCCGGGGATGTTCTGCTGCTGCCTGTTAATTTGCCGGCGAAAGAGCTTGAGCTTTTTTTTGAGCCGCTGGATAATGAAATGTCCGCCCAGGAAAGATTCACCACATTCGCTACTTACGGTGGCAAGAGGTACGGATTATCTACAGGTACGACAACCAGTGGAATCGTCTATAACAAGCGGGCTTTCGAGCAGGCGGGCATTACGCAAATTCCGCAGACCCTTGAACAATTCTACGCAGCCTGCGCCAAGCTGAAGGCGGCGGGAATTACCCCCGTCTACTTAAATTACGGAGCCGTCTGGCCGCTGCGGGAATGGGGAAATAATATGGTCAATTTTATGACCGGTGATCCCGAATACATGAACAACATGGTTCATGAGGACAGCCCGTGGCAGATTGATAATGCATGGGGGCAATCTCTGTCCATTGCCAGAACGATAATAGACAGGGGTTATGTGGAGGACGAGCTGTTCTCAAACAATTGGGAGATTTCCAAGACCAAGCTGGCGAAGGGGGAGGTCGGCATGTATCTGCTCGGAAACTGGACGATCCGCCAGGTGCTGGATGCCGGTGCTTCTGAAGGGGATATCGGATTCTTCCCGTTTCCGTATGATAATAGCAGTGAACATTATGCTCCGCTCAATCCGGACTGGTTCATTGGAGTCAGCAAATTCAGCAAGCATAAGGAGCTTTCCATGGCCTGGGTAGAGTATTTTGTAAAAGAGACCTCTTACACGGCTGACTGGGGCTTCCTGCCTCCTGAGGGAGCTGCAGAGCCTTCTATGGAGCCATTCCGCGAGTTTCTCTCCTACAATCCCCGGTTGGTTGAGGCTACGGTGCAAAGTGATGCCTTCATAGAGATGGCGAACCGGGCGAAGCTGTCGTTCTGGTCAGGAGA